The genome window TTCGGTCAGGGGCGCCCCCGGTTTGACCATGGGATAAACACCTTCCTCTGGTTCAACATGAAAATCCATTACCACCACACCTGGTGTATCGAGACCCTGTCTGAGGAGGGTTTCTACCTCTTCCGGCCTTGTTGCCCGCAAACCACGGGCTCCGTAAGCTTCGGCCAGTTTTACAAAATCAGGGGCATGGGTCATGTCGGTCTGGAAGTAGCGTCTTCCATAAAATAATTCCTGCCACTGGCGGGGCAGGCCCAGGAAATGATTGTTTAAGATAACCACTTTAACCGGCAGATGGTAATGTACTGCTGTTGCCAGTTCCTGAACGTTCATCTGTATGCTGCCGTCTCCGGCAATGTCAATGACGAGCTTATTAGGACAGGCTACCTGCGCCCCTATTGCCGCCGGCAATCCGAAACCCATCGTGCCCAGGCCACCTGAGGAAACAAAGGTCCGGGGATGATCGAAACGGTAAAATTGTGCCGTCCACATTTGATGCTGTCCCACATCGGTGGTGATGATCGCCTCTCCTCCGGTGAGCCGATACAGTTTTTCAATGACCTCCTGGGGTTTGATTTTTTCGCTCTTCTTACAGTACCCTAGAGGCGCCTCCCTTTTCCACTGCATGATCTGACGGAGCCAATCACTTATCTGTTCTTCAGGGATATTAAAATGACCATCAGTTATACGACGGTTGAGAAATTCCAGGATAGACTTACAGTCACTCACAATCGCTAGATCGGCCCTGACGGATTTATTGATAATTGCGGGGTCAATATCAATGTGAATTATTCTGGCATGGGGAGCAAAGGCATCAACCCTGGAGGTGACACGGTCGTCAAACCGAACGCCTATAGCGATCAAAAGGTCGCAATGACTAATAGCCATGTTGGCGTAGTAGGTACCGTGCATTCCGGGCATGCCGAGCCAGAGGGGATCTGCT of Syntrophales bacterium contains these proteins:
- the ilvB gene encoding biosynthetic-type acetolactate synthase large subunit; the protein is MELTGSQIFFKTLKQENVDTIFGYPGGNVMDIYDEMTRQDIKHILVRHEQGAIHAADGYARVSGKVGVCLVTSGPGATNTVTGIANARMDSIPVVVFTGQVPTTMIGSTAFQEVDITGITMPCTKRNFLVRRVEELGATIKEAFHIARTGRPGPVLVDLPKDVIQSVTNGGELSYPLSAPDNTYNSWEKKCPEILDLITKARKPLLITGGGVIRGNASHALRLFAKTLNIPVTSTLMGLGAFPGADPLWLGMPGMHGTYYANMAISHCDLLIAIGVRFDDRVTSRVDAFAPHARIIHIDIDPAIINKSVRADLAIVSDCKSILEFLNRRITDGHFNIPEEQISDWLRQIMQWKREAPLGYCKKSEKIKPQEVIEKLYRLTGGEAIITTDVGQHQMWTAQFYRFDHPRTFVSSGGLGTMGFGLPAAIGAQVACPNKLVIDIAGDGSIQMNVQELATAVHYHLPVKVVILNNHFLGLPRQWQELFYGRRYFQTDMTHAPDFVKLAEAYGARGLRATRPEEVETLLRQGLDTPGVVVMDFHVEPEEGVYPMVKPGAPLTEMVLS